A genomic segment from Chloroflexota bacterium encodes:
- a CDS encoding GNAT family N-acetyltransferase: MSTPAQVTIRRAVGSDIDAIASIFDGPKAVSGTLQLPYPHPERYKGPVVDNDPNNIILVACAGDEVVGHLGIHLAPNPRRKHTCELGMAVRDDWQGMGVGTALMQAAVDMCDRWLNISRIELAVYVDNVPARRLYEKFGFVSEGVHKMHAFRDGVYVDTMSMARLRKPVNGL; encoded by the coding sequence ATGAGCACGCCGGCCCAGGTCACGATACGCCGCGCGGTCGGCAGTGATATCGATGCGATTGCCAGCATCTTTGACGGGCCGAAGGCGGTGTCGGGTACCCTGCAACTGCCGTACCCGCACCCGGAGCGCTACAAAGGGCCTGTCGTCGATAACGACCCGAACAATATCATTCTCGTCGCCTGTGCAGGCGACGAGGTGGTGGGGCACCTGGGGATTCATCTGGCGCCGAACCCGCGCCGCAAGCATACCTGCGAGCTTGGTATGGCGGTGCGCGACGACTGGCAAGGGATGGGCGTCGGCACGGCACTGATGCAGGCGGCGGTGGATATGTGCGACCGCTGGTTGAACATCTCCCGCATTGAACTGGCGGTGTATGTCGATAACGTGCCGGCGCGGCGTCTGTACGAGAAGTTCGGCTTCGTCTCCGAGGGTGTGCACAAGATGCACGCGTTCCGCGACGGCGTCTACGTTGACACGATGAGCATGGCGCGGCTGCGGAAGCCGGTCAACGGCTTGTAA
- the leuD gene encoding 3-isopropylmalate dehydratase small subunit, with product MQPIKTITSKIVSVPNENIDTDQIIPARYLKVTDKAGLGEGLFADWRARDPGFILNQPRAQGAQILVAGDNFGCGSSREHAPWALQGAGFKAVISTSFADIFRNNSLKNGVLPIIVDEDTLHQLQSIAEEDPDAQVNVDLATQSITLPDGRKVGFPIDGFNRTMLLQGVDEIGYTLGKDAAIANFEAQHRTWVNTQPAS from the coding sequence ATGCAACCGATCAAAACCATTACATCCAAGATTGTGTCCGTGCCGAATGAGAACATCGACACCGATCAGATCATCCCGGCGCGCTACCTGAAGGTCACGGACAAGGCCGGGCTGGGCGAAGGGCTGTTCGCCGACTGGCGCGCCCGCGATCCCGGCTTTATCCTGAACCAGCCGCGCGCCCAGGGCGCGCAGATCCTGGTCGCCGGGGACAATTTCGGCTGCGGCTCGTCCCGCGAGCATGCACCGTGGGCGCTGCAGGGCGCCGGATTCAAGGCGGTCATCAGCACCTCGTTCGCCGACATCTTCCGCAACAACTCGCTCAAGAACGGCGTGCTGCCGATCATCGTCGATGAGGACACGCTGCACCAGTTGCAGTCGATCGCCGAGGAAGACCCGGACGCGCAGGTGAACGTCGACCTGGCCACGCAGTCGATCACGCTGCCGGACGGGCGCAAGGTCGGCTTTCCGATCGACGGCTTCAACCGGACGATGCTGTTGCAGGGCGTGGACGAAATCGGCTACACGTTGGGCAAAGACGCGGCAATCGCGAACTTTGAAGCGCAGCACCGCACCTGGGTCAACACGCAGCCCGCTAGCTGA